CGACTCAACTGGTGCGCCCAAAAGCGCTCGAACGTCTTCGTCCACTCATAGAGCGGCCGGATGGCATCTGCATCGGTCCGATACAGCATGTGCCTGCCGTTTCGGCGTACCCTCACCAGTCCCACGTTCCGCAGGACCCGCAGGTGCTTCGAGACCGAAGGCTGCTCCAGTCCTAGGCCGGCCACGATGGCGCCCACGGAGCGCTCCTCGAGCGCCAAGTAATTCAGGATCTCCCGCCGCCGTGACTCCGCCACCGCGTTGAAAGCATCGGAAGTCGTTGCGGCCCGGGCCATGTCCCGCAATATATATGTCTATATAGGAATATGTCAAGTTAAGAGAAACAACGAACAACAGCTTCGGGATAAGCGACGAATTCCGGATTACCGTCAGGTGGATGGGAAGCCGTGGTGTGATCTCAAGGATCTTGGGATGACGAACCCTCACCGGCGGCTCCGCGTGACTCGGGGACGTTGTGGTTCGCTATGCCAACTATGAACCTTTCATTCACTACACCTTGCCGGTTTTAACGGCGCACGGAGGAGGTATGAGAATGAAATTGCTTCTTTGCTTTGCCGCCGCGTTAATCAGCATGTCGGGGAGCGACCTATGTCTCCGCCCAGGATAACTCCGGTATCGATACGGGCCGACATTCGTTCGGACAAAACCAAAATCATGGCCCGACCAGATGCAACTTTCCGATACGGAAAGAAAGGCCTTCTGGGCCCATTTACAACGACTATGACGCGGAACTGTCGAAGTTGAATGACGAGCGTGGCCCTAAAGAAGATGTCAAAGGCGGTCTCTCCTAAGAGGGCCGCGCGATTCGGGGCCCGAGAATCAGAACGCGGCTTCTGCTGGCTCAGGCAACGGAATTTCGGCCTCCTCCTCGTCCCGAACTGCAGTATGGGTCTTGGCGACTAGCATGTAAATGGACGGCACCACGAGGAGTGTGAAGGCCGTACCGATGATCATGCCGCTGACCAGCATGATGCCAATGCTGTT
Above is a window of Terriglobales bacterium DNA encoding:
- a CDS encoding metalloregulator ArsR/SmtB family transcription factor codes for the protein MARAATTSDAFNAVAESRRREILNYLALEERSVGAIVAGLGLEQPSVSKHLRVLRNVGLVRVRRNGRHMLYRTDADAIRPLYEWTKTFERFWAHQLSRIKERAEAKGQERKGDENRKQKEEL